The sequence ATCTAAGATCGGTGAGTTTCGTTTCTTTTCTCCTGTTGCTTACAGGAAGAGTTGTTGTGTCTGGTTAGTAACTGTtgtgtgttgtttttttttaatggtagTTGGGAAGATTTCTAGGCGAGTTTCGTTGGTTCGGTTCCCTGAACCGGAAGAGCTTCTTGAGACATTTAAAACTCAGCAGAAGGCTTTGAGAGCTGTGACGAGTTCCTCTGTTAGAAACTCTAACCCAGCTATGAGTAGCAGGCGTAAAAGCGGACAGTCTTCTCTTCGACATAGCGGCAGAGAGAAGAGCTTTTTCTCTGGCTTCACTGAGACTCCCAAGTCTTCTAAAAGAAAGCATTCGGAGCCTTCTGCGAGCAAACATGGTTCAGGCTCTTCGGATCGGTCGGGTAAGTCTAAGAAGAAGGTGAAGACTGAGAAGTAGAGAtgattgtttttcttcttcttttatgtgATGGTTTTGTTTGAGGGTTAAGATGTTGAATTTAGATTATGTGAAACGGTAAGCAAACAAGTAATGTATCcaaatttataacttattgTGCCATACGTGGTTATGAAGTTCAGACAAAAGCTATATGGCTTGttgttcttttttattttttatcttcaaGCATATGTGGTTGGAGTTGTTGTTAGAGAGTCTTGTGAACTTAGGCTCTTAGCTTTCTTCTTAACTCGTACGATATTCGAATACTATCGATAACACATATCAAGACTCAAGCTCACATATAGGTTTGAATAGATTAAGCAATTTGGCTAAAACTGAAGCTGTGGCGACAAGTTCAATTTGGCATCAAGCTCACACCGCTCAACCGTTCCTATGGGCTGTCAAGCTATTTTCAACTTTCTTCTTTTGGGTCCAAATCAGATTTTTAATGGGCCAAGATCCATTTATTATCCGTCCATTATACAATTTTAACGTAAGACGCCCTACGTAAATAGAAGTTGTTTTAACTTAAGCTTAATATCCATGCAGAAGGATATAAAATATGAACTTGGAAATAAGTGGGATTAATTATTGAGATTTATTTATTTCCCTTTTTACTTAAGCTTAATATACACTTGCACGATTCAGtatcaaaataaattagacTAAGCATCAAGATAAAAAAGATTCGAATATACACTTTACTACTTTATAGTATTTTGTATTATAAAAACAGATCAATTTACATCTGTCTTTCATTAAGTTTTGTTTATTAGGAAACACATATTTAATCAAATCTTTGTCTCTCTCTGTCCGTAGAGAATTTATCGGGACATAAATCTTCTTTGACCATCCCTTCACCTTCACTTTCATCATTTCTCGgaagataaaaagaaaatttaagagAGAgatcagagagaaagagagacaataattttatcattataaaaaaaaactctctgtGTTTGGCGAGATGGGAAACTGCGCCATCAAGCCAAAGGTTCTAAAAGATTCCGACGAGGATCTCGTCCCGGTTGAGCGAGACACGACGGTTCACAACAAGTATTCGGGTGAAAAGAGCAAGAACAATGCTCCTAACGCGGCCGATGAAGAAGCCGCTGCGGCACGGCGGAGCGAGAAAGGAAAAGATATTCTGATAGAAGATGATGCGGAGGATGGAAACAGCAAACGTCAGTCTCTCAGTCTCTTGTTTCATGAGGTAAATTTTCACattcatttatcaaaatcatttaaaagaaaaagatacaATCCatattcaaatgtttttttatgcAAGTGGTTTTACAATCATCCCATCActcttttgaataaaaatatttgtaaaaaaagGCATCTAAGAAATAGTAAAAacctattataaaaatattgtttaaaatatcTTCTTAACTTTTCAAGTTtcctataatatatatataactttgtaAGATTTATGGAGAAAATGTTTTAAACAGGACAAGGCAATAGTAAAAGAACTAACGGGTCATTCTCCGGCAAAACCAGTGATTAACAACAACAAAGGTGATGTTTCTTCAGAGGTTTCAAAGCTTGATGATGTTTCTGCCCCGGCGACTTCTAATGTAATAAAAGCTCCAGAAACATTTGACGTTCAAACTCGAGATGACCTTCATGTCAAGATTCCAAATGAATCAAAGGTCAAGACTCCTGAGACGCCTAAAGCTAAAGAAGCTGAAGAGAAAGAAGTTAATTATTCAGAGAATTGGGAAGTTAAGTTTCCAGAGGAGTCAGAAtctatgaaaaaatctgaaGCTGTCAAGGTTGTAGAAGACTCGAAACCTCCACAAGTTTCTAAAGTTTCTGCTCCTATATTATCTGAAGTGAAGGTTACAAAAGAGAATGATGTCCCTGAGGTCTTGGAGGATAAGAGTGTTTCAAAAGTTAGTGAGGTTCATGCTCCTACTGAATTGTCTGAATTGAAGGTTACTAAAGAGCCAGAGGTTCATGAGGTCTTGGAGGATAAGAATATTGTTTCAAAAGCTTGTGAAGTTGATGCTCCTCCTAAATTGTCTGAAGTGAAGGGTACAAAAGAGTCAGATGTTCCTAAGGTTTTAGAGGATAAGAATGTTTCAAAAGATTCTGAGGTTCCTACTCCTCCTGAACTATCTGAAATAAAGGTTACAAAAGAGTCAGATGTTCATGAGGTCTTGGAGGATAAAAATGTTTCAGAGATTTCTAAATGCAAGACTGATGAAGTTAAAGCCGCTGAGTCAGAACTTCTAAAAGTGGCAGAGGTTCAATCATCTAAAGATTTGGAGATTAAAGTTCCAAAAGTTTTTGAAATGAAGACTCCTGAGACATCAAACGTTAAGGTTGGATCAGATGTGAAGACTAAGGTTggatttgaagtcaagactaaTCAAGAAGCATCTGAAGTAAAGactacaaaagaaaaagaggtTCCAGAGTTTCTAGACGCACAAAAGAAGATTGATAGATCTGAAGCACAGATTCTTGAGGACATTAAACTCTCGGAAGAGAATATGGCTGTGACGGGTAAAGCAGAGGAAGGAGAAAAAGGTTTGTCTTTTGAGAAGAAAGTCAAAGGGATTACAATGTCTGACTTAGATAACAAATGAGTTACAAGAGAGTCAAGAGAAATTAcgtaatatgtttttatttctaaatatgGGGATTAGTTTTCTATGTGCATGTCCCCAATTTGTTGTACACTTTTCatcatttctaattttttttttgttatttccaAATCAAAGAAAATTGGTTGATCAGTTTTATAGACGGTCTAATAGGATATGATAGGATATATATTTGGAATCAGTTCAATaaacttaattatttttcaaaactaaaatttattattattagtaaataaaagtCCGTAAATGATATCCTTGTGAAAATAGTTTTTTGATACTACTTATCTTTAAAAAAggatgtgtgtgtatatatttaatcagtataaataaatattactgAGACAGAAAATAAACACATTTTGGTttcaaaagagaaagaaaataaacatctccattattcattcaaaaaaataaacatccctatttttaatagagaaaaagactaggatagcaccaaactaagtttttgttctcaaactaacactcaaaactcaaagtcacaaaaataggtttcattaaagaggtaaatatacacttatatctATTTGGTTAATTAattcaaaccttagggtttagagttaagagatAGGGGTTTTGAAATTagagttaaatttttatttttttgtcaaccagggtttaaaattttataaaataaaaaataaatactaaaaaattaaaaataaaaatttaaaaaacagtttcaaaaagtatttttgaattataaaaagaaaatttgaaaaaaaaattcgaaaaaaatgtttcaaaaaaagaaaatacaaaaaatttcgaatctgaaaatatataatctgaaactaaaaaaaaattatttttttcattttttattttattttatttacttttatttatttttgtttgtttatttaattttaaaccaaatgtATTAAGAATATTTTACTCTtaaatgaatattatttttgtgactttattcttctagtattatttttttgacaaaaactcaaaaggtgccattgacaatttttttaataagaggATAGTTATATATATGGACCCAACAGAGTTTTCTATCCTTATTGGGCTTAACACACAAGGGCCCATATTTAGTCACTAATCACGTGGTTCGCACGTGTGCAAGGGGTTACTTCGTCTTCCCCAACTACTAAAAATTCTAAAACCCTTCCTCTCTCTCCGCCATTACAATCACACTCTCGAAAAAAAGAATGAACCTTTACAAAACCCTATTCCTCCGCCTCGTCGCTCACCACCCGCCGCGTCCTCAGCATCGGCCGATCTCCTCATCTCAGCTCGCTCCGAGGCGTGCTCACCACCAGGAGGAAGAGTCTCGGGGAGTTAAGGTCTCGGTGTGGTGGGACTTCGAGAACTGCCACTTGCCCAGTGGCGCTAACGTCTTCAGAGTGGCGCAGTCCATCACAGCCGCCGTTAGATTCAACGGGATAAAAGGACCAATCACGATCACCGCCTTCGGAGACGTGTTGCAGTTATCGAGAACGAATCAGGAAGCTCTCTCCGCGACGGGAATCAACCTCGCTCATGTTCCTCAAGGTTCGGTTCTTTTTCGCAAAATCTCTGCTTTTCTGATTCATTTTCTAGGTCTGGGCGTTTTAGTCCCGAACCTTAACCCGAACCGAAAAAATTGAAATCCATATGAACTGGATTTAAGAGCTATTTATTTATTCCGAAAATATTCCAAATTAGTTAAATACGTTTTTTAAATACGTTAAgataatttagatattttagaatattttaagaactttcatattttgttttacttGTGATTTTGAATTTCGTTAGTTTCGGAAAAATTAAAGGGAAAAATTAAATCTGAACCGAAAAAATTGAAATCCGATCcgaattattataaaaatatttaaataggaTTTAAACGCtatgtactttcgggttcgggtacaacccgaaccaaaatccaaactaaaatcctaaaatattcaaaattagttaaatatgttgatattttatatatataagataatttagatattttaagtttttgtaattatttatattttgaatacttGTCAGTTTAAATAGctttaaattagatttttaaataatttatatgttttaaatattttttttgtcaacttattTAGTTTTGTAGATTTTTGTCAATTTTATTGGTAAAAACATAATCCGAACCTAACCCAACCGAAAATTAGTAAAATCTGAATGGAACTTATGAACATATAGCAAATCCGAACTTCCAGACCTATCCACTTCTATGTGAAAAGCTTACTTTTTTTGTATGCAGGTGGGAAGAACAGTACAGATAGAGCTCTCATTACTGATCTAATGTGTTGGGTTGCTCAGAACCCACCTCCTGCTCACCTCTTCCTCATCTCCAGCGACAGAGACTTCTCCACCGTCTTACACAAGCTCAGGATGAGCAACTACAACATCTTGCTCGCTGGCTACGAAGAAAGATCGCTTGGCGTGTTGTGCAGCGCTGCCTCCATCATGTGGGACTGGAAGGCTTTAGTCAGAGGAAACAACTTAGCCGGTAAATGCTTTAACCAGCCGCCGGACGGTCCTTATAACTCTTGGTATGGTCACTATAAAACCCCTCTTCTTGACCCGTTCGCCGCATCGACCAAGCAACAGGAGTTGCAGGAATCTAGTTTAGATACTAATCATGTACCGGAAGAAGTTGTTAGGGAGATTGGTTTGGTGTTGAGTTTGTATCCTAAGGGAGTGGCTATTACTGAACTGCGTGAGCAGCTGAAGAAGAGGAATGTACCGTTGGGTGAAGAGTTTTATGGATATAAGAGGTTTTCGAGGTTTCTGTTGTCTATGCCGGAGATCTTGGAGGTTGTTCCAAAGGGAGAAGGTGTGTTTCTTGTTCATGCTTGTAAGAATGTGGAGGAGATGCCTCATAAGGTGAAACAGAATGTTGAAGATGTCAAAAAGGAATCTGAATCACAAGAGAGTTCTCAAGAATCTGAATCACAAGAGATAGGACTAGAGCATCTCCAAGAAAAGAAACAGGAAGGGGTTGTTAGTGAAGGGAAAGTGGTGGATGATGAGGACTTAGAATCTCAAACCTCTAGTGAATCTGCTAAGGAGGTGAGAGCAGACGCTGAAGCAAGCAAGGGTCAAGGGCTTTTAAGACGGCTGCTGAAGAGATTCAACTTGTTTTGTGGAGGAAACAAAGAGCTTAGCAATGAACCAGCAGGTGGAGATGTAGTAGATGACGTTTTTGAACAAGATTCTTTTTGGAAAGATGTTGAATCTTTCATCAATTCTCCAAGAGGCTTCGTCCTTGTTTCTCACTCACCATCAaggttcttgattcttctcttaAACCTTACTAGTGCTTCTGCATTAGCTAGTAACCTGTTTTGTTCTATTGTTCAGAGAAGCGTTGGCTAAGAACCTTAAGGAGGAAGGACATTCATCTCTCAAGCAGCTGGATCTGTCTAAAACGCTTGATTTAGTATCTCTGTTGATATCAGATAAGAAATGGATCAAGGAGAGTCCTTCTGAAGCGTTACCTTTCAGAGTAACTCGGTTCACCTCTTGTCCTAGCAATCCTCATGCCTCTAGTGTATTGAGATCCATGTTTGTGAGTTTGTCACAGTGTGAAGAAGTAGATGATGAGAACAAGTCCAAGAACAATGGTGTAAGCGAGAGATCAAGAAGCGAGGTGATTGCTGATTGTCATAAGCTGATAAAGAAGATAACAGAGGAAAGCCCCGGAGGCTACAACATGAGTAACTTCAAGAAAGACTTCTTGGATGAGTTCAAGTACCGTTTGGATTATCAGAGCCTCGGTTATCCGAAGCTGCAGGCGTTGATACAGATGATGCCTGAGGCGAGGATTGAATCAGGTTACATTGTTCCTTCATCAACACAGGCTCCGTATGCATCTGACTCATCATTAGACAAAGAAGTTGGTTCAGTTTCCAAGAAGGAGAAAGGGGATGAAACAGAGAGGGAAGTACTTAAAATCCTAGGTTGTTGGGACAGTGTTGAAGATGATGAGAAGACTAGTGGGTTTGGTAAAGATAAGCTTGTTGATGGAATATTGACAAGCTTGCGAGAGAAACCATCTTGTGAGTCTAGAGTTCAATAAAAGTAACTCAACTTGTTGTATTCTCTTGAGACAGTTCGATGCACTACGTCTCTATTGTTACTACTTTTGATTATGATCACTTGGCACAAGGCATCCCCATATGATTGTATAACTTCATTGCTATGTTCTCAACAACAGCAACTTGGGCCTTCAATTTCATACATGCAGGTTACTATTGATGTAATAGAAATTGGTTTAGACACGCCTAGACCTCCCGTTTAGGTGGTAAATCAGTCCTAACCAAAacgattttcataaaaaaaatccaGTTTATACAATTTAAAGCATTCTAAATTGGTTTAAATCAGTTGAAATATATCTGAATTAGTCTAAATttgttaaattaattaacaatgttaatacaaatttacaaatttatttcttttttgttttatatatctagTTTTCATagttcatcaaaataattttataattaaagccaaaaactaaaatgtttacGTCTACGATTAGTCCTCTACAAAATGTTTAGTGATCGTCTAGCGATTTCTTGAAGACTGATAGAAAGTTTTGAACTTTGATCGATTTGATTAGTTTACATTCCTTCAATCTAATAATACAAATCATACAttaggtttttaaaaaaaagacaagacCAAAGTAGAGTTTGGATTTGCTGCTTCCATAGGCTTCTTCAATAGCCTCTCCGCCTCGGAAGTACAGTTTGAGTTTCCGGTTTTCATCAGCGCCGGTCTCTTGAAGAGCCTCTCTTCTTCGTCTGTAGAGTTTTCGTTTGCTCTCTTCATCCGATTCTTGAAAAGCCACTCTGCTTCCTTTGTGGTGTCTGAAGAGGAACAAGAAGCTTCTcacttttgttgttgttctttgTATTTTCTCTGTTCATCATAGGCGGCTCTCTTAGAGTGATCAGATAAAAGACTCCAAGCATCGAAAACAAGATTAAACGCTTCTTTGGCGCCGTTAAACTTGTTCTTGTCCGGATGGAGAAGAAGCGCCGGCTTCTTGtattgtttcttgactgttacgTAATCAGCTAAAGGATCCACGTTGAGGATTCCATACCAATCCGACTCGCCTCCTCCTCTTTTGTTAAGGTTTGATGCAGAGACATAAACATTAACCATCGTCGATACTTGTCTTAGCCTTGCTTACGGTTGCCGACGAAAACAGATCGACTAGGCTGATTACCTAACAGTCAAGTAATTTTCTCTAATTAATGTTTTAACATGCAACATTTAACTATATATGCAATCAAAGTAATTTTGAGAAAACATTTTTTAAGAGTAATTTTGATATTGTGAGTGATcaatttagaaattaaactaAATGAATACAATCCGTGAAGACAAAAACAATCATACGATCGCTTACGTCCAATCGATAAATCAACTGAATGGCCATATGTATCGAATAGTCTTCACATCATGCATCTTAAAGTTTTcataattaatcaaaacaatataCCAAAAATTCtcttaaaaaaagtttgaaatctttttaatttttatgtttattcaaaaaaaaaagagagatgataatataaatgtttattttgagaaaacaatttttaagaGTAATTTTGATATTGTGAGTGATcaatttagaaattaaactaAATGAATACAATCCGTGAAGACAAAAACAATCATACAATCGCTTACGTACAATTGATAAATCAACTGAATGGCCATATGTATCGAATAGTTTTCACATCATGCATCTTAAAGTTTTcataattaatcaaaacaatatactaaaatttctcttaaaaaaagtttgaaatctttttaattttaaaattttatgtttattcaaaaaaataaaagaaagatgaTAATAGAAAAAGAATATACCTGCCTTCAAGTGATTAAGATGGGATTTAGACTCTGATCTGAAGAGAGCATAGAGCGCAAGGCATGTTTTGGTAATGAGCCGAGGCGTGAGAGGGAAGCTTCGCATCGTATATATGATGCGGCGACACTATTCAATACTTCCTTCAAGGTCTTTACTTCACAGTCTATGAAAGTACACTATAGTTtcttgagaaagagagagagagagatagagaaagaACAAGATTAAGAAGGAAGAGTGGTGGTAAGAGAGGAAACTGCCATTGTTTGTTTATATAGACAGATGGTGTGGGATTTTAGTGAAAGTTACCgttggtgtttctttttttcttccaattttttaaaaagagaaaatatttatcatCCACCggtaaaaaaatgaagaaaatgttACCGTTAGTTCTTTTGGTCCCGAGGAAACAGAGACCTTTCAACGTTTCACCTCGGCAAAGAGGTTAATTTATTGGTGACGTGTTTTTAATATTCTAATGACTTGAGATTTGACAGATTGAGCCTGTAAAGGCCCATTAAGGAATGATAAATGGGCCGGATACGATGATTGATTACGTGTCACACTATCCAAACCGGCTAAAAAAAGTGCGTGCCCtgacggagagagagagagagaggcgatGGAGGAAGAGGAGCACGAGGTATACGGCGGAGAAATCCCCGACGTCGGAGAGATGGATGGAGACATGGACATGATGACTGCAGCTGATGACGATGCCGCtaaggtctctctctctctctctcttactgattgatttgatttgatttgatttggtaTTTATAATTAGGAGTTGGATGAGATGAAGAAACGATTGAAAGAGATTGAGGACGAAGCTGCTGCTCTTCGCGAGATGCAGGCCAAGGTTGAGAAGGATATGGGTCCTCAAGGTTTGTTTCTGATTCGTTAGCTGCAGTAGATCAACTTCTTTtgttaaattctatttttgtttttttgcagATCCTGCTACTATGGCAGCAGATCAAGCAGGCAAGGAGGAGGTCGATGCTCGATCTGTTTTCGTTGGCAATGTAAGAATATGCTTATGCTTTTGGTTGATTTGACAACTAGCTCAGTTGATTATTAGCCTTGTATAATTTGGATATAATTTGTTAGCCTTGCTTACGATTTTTTTCGCCCCgatgtaatcttttttttttgagagttTCATCTCTGCAATCTCCATTGCttttcttgcttcttctttGTTGTACTCCATAtcgttgagagagagagagagaaaatagaCAGAACCAAAACCCTAAGATGAAAACGAGAGAAGAGAGTGGTCTGATAAGACTTGCAATCAAATAGGTGCGTATGTCAGTTATTTATAGACGATAATTTCCTTTTTACGAAAAAGAAATCAACgcaatgtaaaaaaaaaaggaaattaacgCAATgtgaaaaaaggaaattaacGCAAGGTGAAAAAGGGAAATTAGTAAAGGAAGCGTGTTAATAGCGTGTGTCTCAAGTTTGGGACTTTTTATAAGGTGAGATCTTTTACTTACTTGTATGCGAAGAAAGTCTTTTGGGCTTCAGTACTTCGAAAACTCCCGttgtaaaaaatatgaataaattTGACGGAAGCCCATTAATCAAGTAGTGAAgggttaaaaaaaattgaaaaaaaaacatgtggcTGCTGGGATTCGAGCCCAGGTCTCCACGGCCACAACGTGGAATTCTCACCACTAAACTACAGCCACTTGCTTGGTAACTTAGCacatgttaaatatatatactcaGTGGATAGAGGTAACTTATTTAACTATTTTGATTGCCTATTAGGTTGAACTTGGTTGGAATCAAGTAAAAAGCCTAAGAAACTATTCTCCCctacttttgttttaattttggatCAAGATTATATT comes from Brassica rapa cultivar Chiifu-401-42 chromosome A02, CAAS_Brap_v3.01, whole genome shotgun sequence and encodes:
- the LOC103855251 gene encoding mediator-associated protein 2, with the protein product MALDYKPPEEFVVNSLQPLADFDVTGSTELWLIQCPMSHVPEIEGKELKVKLAEDGVLGRFEDSSGKEVELVSFASQEGDATVIIPCENESKIVGKISRRVSLVRFPEPEELLETFKTQQKALRAVTSSSVRNSNPAMSSRRKSGQSSLRHSGREKSFFSGFTETPKSSKRKHSEPSASKHGSGSSDRSGKSKKKVKTEK
- the LOC103855255 gene encoding polyadenylate-binding protein 2-like is translated as MEEEEHEVYGGEIPDVGEMDGDMDMMTAADDDAAKELDEMKKRLKEIEDEAAALREMQAKVEKDMGPQDPATMAADQAGKEEVDARSVFVGNVRICLCFWLI
- the LOC103855252 gene encoding periaxin-like, coding for MGNCAIKPKVLKDSDEDLVPVERDTTVHNKYSGEKSKNNAPNAADEEAAAARRSEKGKDILIEDDAEDGNSKRQSLSLLFHEDKAIVKELTGHSPAKPVINNNKGDVSSEVSKLDDVSAPATSNVIKAPETFDVQTRDDLHVKIPNESKVKTPETPKAKEAEEKEVNYSENWEVKFPEESESMKKSEAVKVVEDSKPPQVSKVSAPILSEVKVTKENDVPEVLEDKSVSKVSEVHAPTELSELKVTKEPEVHEVLEDKNIVSKACEVDAPPKLSEVKGTKESDVPKVLEDKNVSKDSEVPTPPELSEIKVTKESDVHEVLEDKNVSEISKCKTDEVKAAESELLKVAEVQSSKDLEIKVPKVFEMKTPETSNVKVGSDVKTKVGFEVKTNQEASEVKTTKEKEVPEFLDAQKKIDRSEAQILEDIKLSEENMAVTGKAEEGEKGLSFEKKVKGITMSDLDNK
- the LOC103855253 gene encoding uncharacterized protein LOC103855253 — its product is MNLYKTLFLRLVAHHPPRPQHRPISSSQLAPRRAHHQEEESRGVKVSVWWDFENCHLPSGANVFRVAQSITAAVRFNGIKGPITITAFGDVLQLSRTNQEALSATGINLAHVPQGGKNSTDRALITDLMCWVAQNPPPAHLFLISSDRDFSTVLHKLRMSNYNILLAGYEERSLGVLCSAASIMWDWKALVRGNNLAGKCFNQPPDGPYNSWYGHYKTPLLDPFAASTKQQELQESSLDTNHVPEEVVREIGLVLSLYPKGVAITELREQLKKRNVPLGEEFYGYKRFSRFLLSMPEILEVVPKGEGVFLVHACKNVEEMPHKVKQNVEDVKKESESQESSQESESQEIGLEHLQEKKQEGVVSEGKVVDDEDLESQTSSESAKEVRADAEASKGQGLLRRLLKRFNLFCGGNKELSNEPAGGDVVDDVFEQDSFWKDVESFINSPRGFVLVSHSPSREALAKNLKEEGHSSLKQLDLSKTLDLVSLLISDKKWIKESPSEALPFRVTRFTSCPSNPHASSVLRSMFVSLSQCEEVDDENKSKNNGVSERSRSEVIADCHKLIKKITEESPGGYNMSNFKKDFLDEFKYRLDYQSLGYPKLQALIQMMPEARIESGYIVPSSTQAPYASDSSLDKEVGSVSKKEKGDETEREVLKILGCWDSVEDDEKTSGFGKDKLVDGILTSLREKPSCESRVQ